DNA sequence from the Candidatus Sysuiplasma acidicola genome:
AATCATCATGAGCGTTCGGAAATGTGCAGCTGCAGCTGAAGCAAAGTTTCACACGGCAGGCCTGAACTTGTAACCATAGCGGATTATGCCAGCGCTGCCTTCCTCACCAAGTCTTCTGAATATTGCTTCCACCTTCATCCCTATCCTGACGTCCTCTTCCCTGCAGTCAACGATCTGCGACGTGACTCTCACTCCTTCTTCCATCTCCACTATGGCCATAATGTACGGACGCATGAGCGTAAAGTCCGGCATCGGTTCGTGAACCAGCGTGTAGGAGTAAACCTTGCCTTTCCCCGAGAGTTTGCGCGGTGTAATCTTTCCAACGCTCTTCCGTCTGCATTTCGGACAGATGGCCCTTGGCGGAAAGAACGTTTCATTGCAGTTTCCGCAGGAGGAACCGAGCAGCGTGTATCTGCTTGGATTCTCACGCCAGTATCTTGGATTGGACATATTCACGCCCTCCTCAGTATGTGAACGACAGAAGTTGCACCTGTTCCGCCGACATTCAGTGTAAGTCCGTATTCGGCGTTACTGACCTGTCTCTTTTCTCCCTTGCCTCTCAGCTGTCTTACAATCTCAACGGCCTGCGCTATGCCGGTTGCTCCCATGGGATCTCCTCGAGACTTGAGCCCTCCCGAAGTATTGACAGAAACGACGCCGTTTATCTCAGTCATCCCTTCC
Encoded proteins:
- a CDS encoding Zn-ribbon domain-containing OB-fold protein, yielding MSNPRYWRENPSRYTLLGSSCGNCNETFFPPRAICPKCRRKSVGKITPRKLSGKGKVYSYTLVHEPMPDFTLMRPYIMAIVEMEEGVRVTSQIVDCREEDVRIGMKVEAIFRRLGEEGSAGIIRYGYKFRPAV